One segment of Mastomys coucha isolate ucsf_1 unplaced genomic scaffold, UCSF_Mcou_1 pScaffold23, whole genome shotgun sequence DNA contains the following:
- the LOC116072624 gene encoding LOW QUALITY PROTEIN: shugoshin 2-like (The sequence of the model RefSeq protein was modified relative to this genomic sequence to represent the inferred CDS: substituted 1 base at 1 genomic stop codon), which yields MEYPGIEVDSVTSGIKRMKDRIAKTKLNVSIASKIKTKILNNSSIFKISLKHNRALARALSKEKENSXRITTEKTQLQKEVEKLNFENTFLRIKLNNLNKKLIEIESHVSNNLLTAIEMSSLSEFHQSSFLLSTNKKKRIGKQCKPAHLPYARVLLTSENDDDDDGTDDKWNTKCNNRTISKTSPXXXXXXXXXPLSLHQCNLEAFLPKEDNQKTCDSGHSEHTSSVGVLLNESHCHSDQSPKSSLLSEMKTPSPSPKREKLSLGNVTKRKKCVSSTADILYVTD from the exons ATGGAGTACCCTGGGATAGAAGTTGACTCTGTTACCTCTGGAATTAAGAGAATGAAGGACAGAATTGCAAAGACAAAGTTGAATGTTTCTATTGCTtcaaagatcaaaacaaaaatattaaacaactCTTCTATTTTCAAGATCTCTTTAAAGCACAACAGAGCATTAGCTCGGGCCCttagtaaagagaaagaaaattcttgAAGAATTACTACCGAAAAGACGCAGTTACAGAAAGAAGTGGAGAAACTGAATTTTGAGAATACCTTTCTTCGCATAAAGCTAAATAACTTGAATAAGAAGCTCATAGAAATAGAATCTCATGTGAGCAATAATTTGTTAACTGCAATTGAAATGAGCAGTCTTTCTGAGTTCCATCAAAGTTCTTTTCTCCTGTCAactaacaagaaaaaaaggatCGGTAAGCAATGCAAGCCTGCACATCTTCCATATGCAAGGGTTCTCTTAACTTcagaaaatgatgatgatgatgatggtactGATGATAAATGGAATACAAAGTGTAACAACAGAACTATATCAAAGACATCACC NNNNNNNNNNNNNNNNNNNNNNNNNNNNCCTTTATCCTTACATCAGTGTAATTTGGAAGCATTCCTTCCTAAAGAAGATAATCAGAAAACATGTGATTCAGGTCATTCAGAACATACTTCAAGTGTTGGTGTACTTCTGAATGAGAGCCATTGCCACTCAGATCAAAGTCCTAAGAGTTCTCTGCTGAGTGAGATGAAAACTCCATCTCCCAGCCCCAAAAGGGAAAAATTGTCACTTGGTAATGTGACTAAGAGGAAGAAGTGTGTGTCTTCAACTGCAGACATTCTGTATGTGACAGAT